The window ACAATTACATCGTCCCAAAAATCCTAGTGACCTACTACTACCTAAAAAGAATACATTACAATGAATGAACCCAAAAGACATCCCGCCTGATAAGAAGCAGAGGTGGACGGACCATAAAAGCAAAACAAGAAACAACCAAAATTGATGAACAGCCATGATGAAAATGATATGCGAAGATTTCCATCATTACTTGAAATTACAATCACAGCAGTAATGCTTTAACGCTCAAGATGGAAGACAACTTGAAGGATCTTCTACAAGTCAATGTAACGCTAGAGCAACAAATATGGCAGATATCATGTGCTGAAGCTTGGAATTGTGCCTCATTGAATTCGAGCTCCCGTCAAATAGGTTTGCAGGGCCAAGTGCAACAGGAGGTGAAAATCCCCCACTTGTGCTTGAATTAGAACTGTTTCAGAATATTACATGTTTAGAGCCAATAAccttaaataataatttaggttTCTTCTGGAATAAATATATTCAGATTCTCACCTTCCTGCAAACTGACATGATCCATTACCTGCAGGATGGTATCCATCAACAAAGAATCACGAAAACATATTTATGTTAGAGACGGGAAGATGGAAGGGACACAGCTTATTATATGATCGGATTGTAGAAGAATTGACGTTGGATATAAAAATGCAAGGCTGACATATAAGAAGGAATCAATAGCAACGATCATCATGgccttctcttttattttttatgatcttttGTGGTGGGCAAGCACATGGGAAGGGGGTGATAGAAGATGAAGGCAACCGTTCAAGCCTCCAAGGAGACTAGCAACTAACAAGTATCCAAATTTGAATATAGGCACTCCTATCAGTAGAGGTAACCTTCAGGCTAACGggaatcaataaaatattaaaatctttagATCATAAAGTGGTATACCGTGAGGGATTCAACTCAACAAACCAACAGTGTGGAAATGATTTCTCTACTTTATGTTTTCTCTACAATATTGACTCAATTGTAAGAGAATAGAAAATCCTTTATAGTACCTACGCCAAATGAATTCACAATAAATATCTTCAAATATTGAAAGAAACTGTTTCTCCTGGAAGAAACAGATTGCTGAAAGAAAATGTCAGTCACATACCCGCTTCTAGAAAACTGGtccaaaagaaaacaagaaaccaaaaggaaaagatatgtaaacaaaaaataaatccaaatacATGTTATGAGCTCAAGAGATAATAAGGAAAACAGTTACACGAACTTACTGGGATCATTAGTGCTGGTTACAGCTGTACCACTAAAGTCACACGTTCCACCAACACTTCGCATCTTTTGATAATAATCATTATAAGCATAAGAAGCATGATTTTCAAGATTATCAGGGTAATAGCATGGCTTCCCGGGTTGAATGGCAGTGCAGTTAGCCTGGCCTGGTCCACAAGCCCAGTTTAGGCCACTTTGCAACTTATCAGAATCTGCACCAGGTTTTGCCACACAGAAAACCACAGAAGAATTCTCTGTAATCCGATCAGAAGCACTCAAACTCAATGGATAAGCAGTCGAACCATTAGCAAAAAGAATACCCCAATTTTCCTCTGACACTGGCCCAGGCCTCTTATCTTCGTTGAATAATTCATAAATGTGAGCATTAATGGGAATACTTGGCTGACTAGGTGGACCTGAATTATTTAGAACTCGTTTGACTAGATTCTTAATAAAAGTTTCAGCATTTTCCACAGTGGCATCTGGTTCATCTGCTCCACCAAACCACGGCCAGCCAGTCTCTGTTACAACAATAGGGAttccagaaaaattaaaagcttCTATAGAATAATATGTAGCATCCACCATAGCATCAAGCATGCTGGTATAGTGGAAAAGAGTGTTTGGGTCAACAATCTGCTTGACTGAGGGAAGTGGTCGGAAAAGAGCATAATCGATTGGGAAAATGCCATCTCCTTTCGTGTATCCATAGTAGGGATAGGCATTTAACATGTAATAggaattagtattttttataaactggAGGAGTTGGTAAATAGTAGAGTTCCATGAAGAATTGAAGGTGGCAGTGGAGGGAGGGAAAGGTCTAGGAATTATATCCATGGACTGTGGAGTTGAAACTTTGACCTGAAAATTGAGGTTTGCAGCGACTAGTGCTTTATGAAGGTAATTCATGGCGGAAACTAAAACTGGAGCTGCATTAGGGATTGAGGAGAGGACCTCACTGCCGACGGCAATTGCCGTAATATTGGTTGAAGGCAAATAAGCTGCAACATTTTTATTAATCCAGGTTGCTGCTGCTGATGCAGATTCACCGATCCCTAAAACTTCCTCATTTATGACACCAACCATTACCTCAATCCCACTGTTAGATAGGGCTTTCAGCATGTGAGAATCAGCATTATAAAGGCGTACATGAGTAATCTGATGGGCCTTGAGAATCGCAACAACATCTGAAGCTGGTGGCAAATTGGAAACACCAGTGCCAATGTTTATCCCCACAAATGCACCTACCAATTCACAGTTACGATTCAGTGACAACCAACAACCTATGAGAAAGAATAATATGATTGAATATAAACTCCCCCCCAAGATCCAAATGACCCCAACACCCAACAGCTTCTGCATCTGGCAGTGCCCAAACTTTCCATTAGGTTGCAGAACATATTTAAGATATAGTTTAACATCtggtattttttctttattgacaggtagatattattttacatCAGGAAATTTGGCTAGATTAGTTtcctaattaaaaaatacataattcatGCTAACTCCCATGACAACCTAAGACTGAAATGCCCCAAGGAAAGCTTAAGCCACATCTGAGCTCATACTCCAAAAAAACTATCCAAAGGCACAATAGGAGCCCCagtggaatcattataaagaacaataacttctccctcccaaaTAACGTGGGATCCTATAAACCACTAATACTCATCATTCGGTATGGGATAGCACAATCTCCAACCCTTATTTTCCCAACGTTGTCATCGGGTCATTCCAATATAAGTGGCACGGCTCAAATTCCACACTTCTGGTTatctttgataccatttgtaaagCCCTaaggaaggcccaagccacatcaaagtccatactccaaaaagactagttagtggtacaattagagccccattggaatgATTATAAAGGACaataacttctccctcctaAGCAATGTGGAATCTTATACACCACCTATACTCATCAGTCAATATGGAGTATTACAAAAACCATACGTTCTGAGGCATTACTCAGTATAGAGTATCACAAAGACCATTGTCAAATAAACATTGTTTTGTTTCCACAATCATAGAAAACAATTCTAACTTATGAACATGCAAAAGAAGTACTTTATAGCCTAAGTATTACAATGGTAATTTGCACAATCTACTTCCAGTGTACcggggctatgcctattctttgataaataaaataccttattacttataaaaaaaaaatggtaatttgCACAATCAAAGAGCAAGCACATAGACACAAAATTGGCAATGATAAATCAGTTTAATCCTCATGAAAACCATTCTCACTGTTGATATCCGTAGTTCCTACCAGAAAGGCAATTGTCAATTCTAAACCAGATTTTGCTCATAGTTTAATTAACATATTTGACCTTGAGCATGAAAAGAAGTGTGGCAATGGAGATCAGAACTGTGTACAATTACCTAATGAACGACTGAAAATGCCAACAACGAGCAAAACCAGAATTCCAAGCCATTTTCCAAGCTTCATCCGATCCGATAAAATGTCAAGCCTAGATGTACACTTATGAGCTTTTCACTCTGTAATGAACCTGAAACTGCCAGATTCAGCAAGCACGTGC is drawn from Juglans regia cultivar Chandler chromosome 5, Walnut 2.0, whole genome shotgun sequence and contains these coding sequences:
- the LOC109009810 gene encoding glucan endo-1,3-beta-glucosidase 4-like, which produces MKLGKWLGILVLLVVGIFSRSLGAFVGINIGTGVSNLPPASDVVAILKAHQITHVRLYNADSHMLKALSNSGIEVMVGVINEEVLGIGESASAAATWINKNVAAYLPSTNITAIAVGSEVLSSIPNAAPVLVSAMNYLHKALVAANLNFQVKVSTPQSMDIIPRPFPPSTATFNSSWNSTIYQLLQFIKNTNSYYMLNAYPYYGYTKGDGIFPIDYALFRPLPSVKQIVDPNTLFHYTSMLDAMVDATYYSIEAFNFSGIPIVVTETGWPWFGGADEPDATVENAETFIKNLVKRVLNNSGPPSQPSIPINAHIYELFNEDKRPGPVSEENWGILFANGSTAYPLSLSASDRITENSSVVFCVAKPGADSDKLQSGLNWACGPGQANCTAIQPGKPCYYPDNLENHASYAYNDYYQKMRSVGGTCDFSGTAVTSTNDPSNGSCQFAGSSNSSTSGGFSPPVALGPANLFDGSSNSMRHNSKLQHMISAIFVALALH